The Sorangiineae bacterium MSr11367 genome window below encodes:
- a CDS encoding SDR family oxidoreductase, whose product MKVALVTGASRGLGAVMATTLAKDGWAVAVNYANDSAGANQVVSRIEAHGGRAFAARFSVIDSAALRPGLEAIARQLGPVDLIVNNATGPQPEMPILEQSWRTYLDQLEFFVKAPLELLQVVLPDWRARKSGRIINIGSEVAELGNPYFGNYASAKGAMLSMTRSWARELGPEGITVNLVAPGWIPVERHVDASQGSRDDYLERTPLRHFGKPEDIADMVAFLASDKADFITGQRFAVNGGRTVT is encoded by the coding sequence ATGAAGGTGGCATTGGTGACGGGCGCATCGCGCGGTTTGGGCGCGGTCATGGCGACGACGCTGGCGAAGGACGGCTGGGCCGTCGCCGTGAATTACGCGAACGACAGCGCCGGGGCGAACCAGGTCGTCTCCCGGATCGAAGCGCACGGCGGCCGAGCCTTCGCGGCTCGCTTCAGCGTGATCGACTCCGCCGCGCTCCGCCCCGGCCTCGAGGCCATTGCGCGCCAATTGGGGCCGGTGGACTTGATCGTCAACAACGCCACCGGGCCGCAGCCGGAAATGCCCATCCTGGAGCAATCGTGGCGGACGTACCTCGACCAATTGGAGTTCTTCGTCAAGGCGCCGCTCGAGTTGTTGCAGGTCGTACTCCCCGATTGGCGTGCGCGCAAATCGGGGCGCATCATCAACATTGGCTCCGAGGTGGCCGAATTGGGGAATCCCTACTTCGGCAATTATGCCTCCGCCAAAGGCGCCATGCTTTCGATGACGCGGTCGTGGGCAAGAGAATTGGGGCCCGAGGGCATTACCGTGAACCTGGTGGCCCCCGGTTGGATTCCCGTGGAGCGTCACGTGGACGCGTCGCAAGGAAGCCGTGACGACTATCTGGAGCGGACGCCGTTGCGCCACTTCGGCAAGCCCGAGGACATCGCCGACATGGTGGCGTTCCTCGCGTCCGACAAAGCCGATTTCATCACCGGCCAACGCTTCGCCGTCAACGGCGGCCGCACCGTGACCTGA
- a CDS encoding LLM class flavin-dependent oxidoreductase: protein MHVGTGVIFQSELEGRTDRDVYQNELRLADLAEPLGFESLWGVEHHFTGHAVCPDVLQYLTYMAGRTRRIRLGSMVVVLPWHHPMRVAEQVAMLDTMSNGRFIFGMGRGLGRIEFEGLGVRQEESRGSFNEAAEMILTGLERGYCEFDGKFIKQAKRDIRPRPFKTFRGRTYAAAVSPESARILAKLGIGMVIMPQKPWDTVAIELEEYRRVFREVNAAEAPPPLVVGWVVCDDDVERAKTHAREYIGGYWRSLVQHYELVGDHLSKIKGYESYDKLQGMMSAPRGIDSMSEFFVGLNPWGTPDQCYEKIIDIQTRTGAEGFMGVFSIAGMPYDAAERSLRLFAAKVMPRLKQRIPLAQQRIARPTP, encoded by the coding sequence ATGCACGTTGGAACGGGAGTCATCTTTCAATCCGAGCTCGAAGGTCGTACCGACCGTGACGTTTATCAAAACGAACTTCGCCTCGCCGACTTGGCCGAGCCGCTGGGTTTCGAGTCCCTCTGGGGCGTGGAACATCATTTCACCGGCCACGCCGTATGCCCCGACGTCCTGCAGTACCTGACGTACATGGCGGGGCGCACGCGAAGGATCCGCCTCGGGTCCATGGTGGTGGTGTTGCCTTGGCATCATCCCATGCGCGTGGCCGAACAGGTGGCCATGCTCGATACCATGAGCAACGGCAGGTTCATCTTCGGCATGGGGCGCGGCCTCGGACGCATCGAGTTCGAGGGGCTCGGGGTCCGACAAGAGGAGAGCCGTGGAAGCTTCAATGAGGCTGCAGAAATGATCCTCACGGGGCTCGAGCGCGGTTACTGCGAGTTCGATGGCAAGTTCATCAAGCAAGCAAAGCGCGACATCCGCCCGCGTCCCTTCAAGACATTTCGCGGACGCACCTACGCAGCCGCGGTATCGCCCGAGTCGGCACGCATCTTGGCCAAGCTAGGCATCGGAATGGTCATCATGCCCCAGAAGCCTTGGGACACGGTCGCCATCGAGCTCGAGGAGTACCGGCGCGTCTTCCGCGAGGTGAACGCGGCCGAAGCACCGCCGCCACTCGTCGTCGGCTGGGTGGTTTGCGACGACGACGTCGAGCGGGCCAAGACGCATGCCCGCGAGTACATCGGCGGCTATTGGCGCTCGCTGGTTCAGCACTACGAGCTCGTCGGAGATCACCTGTCGAAGATCAAGGGCTACGAGAGCTACGACAAACTGCAGGGCATGATGAGCGCCCCGCGCGGCATCGACTCGATGAGTGAATTCTTCGTCGGGCTGAACCCCTGGGGCACGCCGGACCAGTGTTACGAAAAGATCATCGATATCCAGACGCGCACCGGCGCCGAAGGCTTCATGGGCGTCTTCAGCATCGCCGGCATGCCCTACGACGCGGCCGAGAGGAGTCTGCGTCTCTTTGCCGCGAAGGTCATGCCGCGTCTGAAGCAGCGAATCCCCCTCGCCCAGCAGCGCATCGCGCGGCCAACGCCCTGA